The nucleotide sequence AAACCGGCTGATGCGCAATCAGTTTGAAAACTTCGGAAGATTCATAATAACTGAATTCAGCCACGCGTTTATACAACAGCCGCTTCGTACTGAAAATCCCTTCCACCAGGCGCTCACATTCCGTTCCGCGTGCCTGAGCACGTAGCACAGAAATGGAGTCGGCTTCCGTCAATTGAAAATAACTGGAAAGATCCAGATGCGGATACAGATGAAAGAAGGCACGCGCAAACATGGTACTGGCGGAACGAACGGCATGATGCCAGTAAACTTCGCTGAACATGACATAGCGGGCAAACACCATCAGTTCTGCCGCCGTTTTTCCCTTGGAACCAATCGCCAGGCCATCGCCGCCGGCATTAACCATCAATGACTGAATCAGTCTGTTTTTATCAAAATTTCGACCATAGGGAACACCAGCGTGCAGGCTGTCCCGATCAAGATAATCCATTTTATCGATATCAATTGGCCCGGAGAGAATCGAGCGGACCAGCCGCATTTCCGCAGTGTCTGAACTGGGTACTAATATGTCGAGTACTTCGGCCGGTTCAATCTCCCATTCTGTCCGCAGAATTTCTGCCAGTTCACGACCATCTGAAAGAAACTCTCTGGCAAATGATTCATGTCGTGGAATCCCTTCCAGCGACATATCTTCAATCAGATGACAAAAAGGCCAGTGCCCCAGATCGTGCAGCAAAGCCGCTGCGATCAGAACTTCTGCCGTATGCACATCAATCGTGGCAGTGAAACGCGGATCTTTGCCTAACTGCCAGAGATACTGCAGCGCATTCTGATATACGCCCAGTGCATGCTCGAACCGCGTGTGTGTTGCCCCCGGATAAACAAGGGCAGTAAAACCCAGCTGCGTGATATGCGACAGTCTGCGAAATTCAGCTGTATCGACCAGCGCCCGCACACGTTTTGTAAAAGGCACATCCTGCTGGTAGGGAATTCTCACCAGACCGCTGCCTGACTGCAGACTCGATAACTCCGGGATCTCTACATAAGGATGGTTCATAAGAATTTAATAGTTTTCCGGTCGCTTAATCTTACAGATCAGGCAAGAATTGTAGAGGGATCATTGGGAGCAAAGAGTTCTTCGACGACAGAGGCAATCATTTCATTATTTTCCTGTGCCCCTTCGGAACAGAGTGCTTTCCACAAAACCTGCCCCGCTTTGACAGCCTTTTGAACTTTAAGAGGTAACTGATCTGTCGAAACAGGAGACGTGATCCCCTGATTATTAATGGCTGCAGAAAGTGTATCAGGGATGAGACCAATTTCATCGACTGATTCAAATTCCACCATCCCCACCAGCAGCGGATTGACTCGGCCCTGAATCAGTGAGCGGACGTCATCCTGGTAGGCAATCAACGGTTTGCCCAGCACCCAGGCCATCGCTGCTTCAGAAACCGCGCCTTCATCCGGAGTACGACCATTCAGGTTCCAGACCATGGCCTCACACTCTATAACCAGCTGGTAAACATCCAGTGCAAAGATCGCTTCATGCAGAAACTGGGCAGCCGTCGGTGTATCCCAGTTACGTTCTACCAGTACATCCAGAATCAGTCGAAACTCCATGCCATCACGGTGAGGCAGATAGACTGTGTAACCAGACTCCATTAACTGGTCGGCGATCGCCGTCATTTCTTCACGCTCACTACGATTGAACAGCGGACCTGCACAGTAAACGCGAATCGACTCATCAGAATGTTTCATGGTCTAACCTGTAATGCTTCCCTGCTGAATGAAAACCATTTAGAATGTTGATTGAGAGGGGTTGTGCAGAGTATTGTAGCAAGCCCCCGTTTTTTTTCACCCGAATCAGATTTTTTTCAGGCTGCTTCTCTAAAAAACTGGTATTTGAACTGCCGTCCTGTCACGACTTTCTGCAATGTACCTGAATCCAGATCGAAATTCATGAACCAGCGTTCTGCCACCAAATCATCTATCGATAGCCGACAGTTTACCTTTGCCCTGCTCTGTATTCTACTCGGCAGTGGTTCTGTGACTCTGGCTTTACAGACGATCTTCGGGACTCAAGACATCGCGACCCTGTATGTGAGTGCCCCGCTCTGGCAGTTTCTGCTTCAGGTCTGGTCCGGTGAAATCGACCCGGCCAGTCAGACCGCCTACATTCCTTTCTTTCCTTTACTGCTCTATCTATTAACCGCTGCCTGTGGTTTCTGGATCATCGGTGCTTTCCTGATCTCTAAGATACATGGTCAACCCTTCTCAACAGTTTTAACAGACTGGGGCATCCGCGGATTTCGCTGGTGGCTGCTGCCTGCCGTCTGGGAAATATTGCGAATCACATGTTTCATTGTGGGCTGGAGCAGCGTCGAATCGATTGTACTGGCAACATCGCAATTCTGGTTTGCGATCAGCATCGCCGGCTGGCTGGCAACTTTCGCGAGTATGCTGATCCCATCACAGCACAATCATCCTGTCGCTGAACAAGAAGTCTCACCAAAGGTTCCCATCCCCTGCACCGCCTGGCTGATGATAGGTATTTTTACGATTCTTTTCACCTGGATGAACTGGCAATTATACAACGGGCTACTGATACCCCACGGCGACTCGGCCATGTATGAAGAGCACCTCTGGAACTTTTCTCATGGGAAAGGATTTCGCAGTTATCTGGATCAGGGGCTGTTCTGGGGGGAACACATTCAGTTCATTCATCTGTTCCTGCTTCCAGTCTATCTGATCTGGCCATCTCACCTGACGATGGAACTGTGCGAGACTGTTGCGCTGGCAGCAGGAGCAATTCCCCTGTATCGCATGGCGGTCAGAAACACTGAATCCACCACGGCAGGGAAAGCAATGGTGGCTGCCTATCTCTGTTATTTCCCTCTGCAGTTTCTGGACATAGCAATCGACCTGAAAACATTCCGTCCAATTTCATTCGGCGTTCCCGTACTTCTGTTCGCGCTGGAAGGCCTGGAACTGAAACGCTGGAAGACTGCAGCAATCCTCCTGTTGTTGTCATTAACCGCGAAAGAAGATTTCGCCATTATCCTGGGACCGCTGGGACTCTGGATCGCCTGGCAGCAATGGTGTGCGAGAAAGCAATTATCCACAGAATCAAAACGGAGTTTATTTCGTACAGTTGCACCGGGAATTGGTGTCTCTGTATTCGCGGTCCTTTATCTGCTGTTCGTTGTCAAATATGCGATCCCCTGGTTTCGAAGTGGCGAGCAGGTACACTATGTTGGCTACTTCAGCAATTTTGGCAGTACGCTGGGCGAAGTCGTTAAAAATATTCTCTTTAATCCAGGAATGCTGCTGGGGGAACTAATTCGACCCGATACATTGATTTATTTTCTGGCATTACTGGTCCCCCTGGGATTACTGCCAGTGTTGTCCCCCAGTAGAACTCTGGTCGCGTTGCCGCTGTTTGGCCTGCTCTGTCTGAATGAAATCGCTCATGATCCACGTCATCATTTTCATGCACCAATTGTCCCCATTCTCTGCTGGGCGACCGCCTTTGCACTGGGGAATATTCTAAAACTGCTGGAAGAACACAAATCCAGATTTAAAATCATCCCTGCCTCTGGACAGAACTTCGCCGTACACTTTCTCTGGAGTTCGTCGCTGGCAACAGCTTTCTTCTTCAGCCTGAGCCCACTGGGGCTCGTCTTTTGGGATTCCGGTTCGACATGGTATTGGAAACGGCTTTACGTTCCCGGTGAACGCGCAGCACAGTTTCCGAAAGTACTGGCACAGGTCCCGCCTGGGAGTCGCGTCGCTTCCACTGATTTTGTTCACCCCCGGTTCACCCATTTTGACCGCTCATATGATTACAGCAACTATCTCCGTAAGGTGAATGAGTACCAGTCAGGTGTTCCAGTTGATACAGATTATATTGTTATCGATACTCAACACCCCTATAGCGAAATTAAAACTCCTGATCAGATCCCTGAATACCACGATCACCCCGAACGTTGGGAGTTGCTTCCTGATCAAACCGATGGGTATTTCATCATCTTAAAGCGAAAACCGGAATCTGCTTCCTCACAAAAGCCGCTCCCCGCGCGCCCTTGAATTCTGCTTCCGGATGATTAAAATCAGCGCCGTTTACCGGGTTTTTTGACTATTTACGAGAGTAGTCCCCCGTTTCGAGTGACTTGCAGTGACCGTACAGCTATGGTATGCGGCATATCTCACAGATGCGTTCAATACTCATTTTTTAATCCAGATTATCCGTCCTGCAGGACAAGAGAATAAGTCATGGCTCAACAATACATTATGCAACTGGAAGGTGTTACCAAAGTCTTTGAACAGAAAGAGGTTCTGAAAGACATTTGGCTGTCCTTTTTCCCGGGTGCAAAAATTGGTGTCCTGGGTACGAATGGTGCGGGTAAAAGTACACTGCTGAAAATCATGGCAGGAGAGGATACCACCTTCTCTGGCGAGGCCCGTCCAGCCAAGGGAATCAAAATCGGTTACTTTAAACAGGAACCCGATTTAAACCCGGAACAGACAGTTGAAGAGTGTATCGCTGAAGCGGTGGCTGAATCTCAGGCCATTCTGGATCGTTACAATGAAGTCAACATGAAGTTCGGCGAAGACCCCAGTCCTGAAGAGATGGAAAAGCTGATCGAAGAGCAGGCAACACTGCAGGATCAGATTGACGCAGCTAATCTCTGGGAACTTGACCGTACACTCGAAATCGCCATGGATGCGATGCGGGTGCCCCCCGGTGATGCCGTGATCGGTACTCTCTCTGGTGGTGAGCAACGCCGTGTCGCCATGTGTAAAATCCTGCT is from Gimesia maris and encodes:
- a CDS encoding HD domain-containing protein, with protein sequence MNHPYVEIPELSSLQSGSGLVRIPYQQDVPFTKRVRALVDTAEFRRLSHITQLGFTALVYPGATHTRFEHALGVYQNALQYLWQLGKDPRFTATIDVHTAEVLIAAALLHDLGHWPFCHLIEDMSLEGIPRHESFAREFLSDGRELAEILRTEWEIEPAEVLDILVPSSDTAEMRLVRSILSGPIDIDKMDYLDRDSLHAGVPYGRNFDKNRLIQSLMVNAGGDGLAIGSKGKTAAELMVFARYVMFSEVYWHHAVRSASTMFARAFFHLYPHLDLSSYFQLTEADSISVLRAQARGTECERLVEGIFSTKRLLYKRVAEFSYYESSEVFKLIAHQPVSSLVRWSESLAKRLSQRFHQQVASTDILIDAPPTHREVEFNVEIYSSREAKYQPLHVVSPVVDTLARKQFDDFVKRVRVFAHPDIARLCVQMDDFESMLIESVTE
- a CDS encoding nucleoside 2-deoxyribosyltransferase yields the protein MKHSDESIRVYCAGPLFNRSEREEMTAIADQLMESGYTVYLPHRDGMEFRLILDVLVERNWDTPTAAQFLHEAIFALDVYQLVIECEAMVWNLNGRTPDEGAVSEAAMAWVLGKPLIAYQDDVRSLIQGRVNPLLVGMVEFESVDEIGLIPDTLSAAINNQGITSPVSTDQLPLKVQKAVKAGQVLWKALCSEGAQENNEMIASVVEELFAPNDPSTILA
- a CDS encoding DUF2079 domain-containing protein, which translates into the protein MNQRSATKSSIDSRQFTFALLCILLGSGSVTLALQTIFGTQDIATLYVSAPLWQFLLQVWSGEIDPASQTAYIPFFPLLLYLLTAACGFWIIGAFLISKIHGQPFSTVLTDWGIRGFRWWLLPAVWEILRITCFIVGWSSVESIVLATSQFWFAISIAGWLATFASMLIPSQHNHPVAEQEVSPKVPIPCTAWLMIGIFTILFTWMNWQLYNGLLIPHGDSAMYEEHLWNFSHGKGFRSYLDQGLFWGEHIQFIHLFLLPVYLIWPSHLTMELCETVALAAGAIPLYRMAVRNTESTTAGKAMVAAYLCYFPLQFLDIAIDLKTFRPISFGVPVLLFALEGLELKRWKTAAILLLLSLTAKEDFAIILGPLGLWIAWQQWCARKQLSTESKRSLFRTVAPGIGVSVFAVLYLLFVVKYAIPWFRSGEQVHYVGYFSNFGSTLGEVVKNILFNPGMLLGELIRPDTLIYFLALLVPLGLLPVLSPSRTLVALPLFGLLCLNEIAHDPRHHFHAPIVPILCWATAFALGNILKLLEEHKSRFKIIPASGQNFAVHFLWSSSLATAFFFSLSPLGLVFWDSGSTWYWKRLYVPGERAAQFPKVLAQVPPGSRVASTDFVHPRFTHFDRSYDYSNYLRKVNEYQSGVPVDTDYIVIDTQHPYSEIKTPDQIPEYHDHPERWELLPDQTDGYFIILKRKPESASSQKPLPARP